TTATCGGCTTCAAAACCATAGCGCTTGATCAGCACCGCGCCGCTCTCCTGCATGGCGCCTTGCACGACAGCACGGACTTTCTCATCCAGAATCGCGTCACGAATGGTCGCGTGACCGGCGAGTTGGCCGAGATAAGCGGTGATCGCGTGGCCGGTGTTGAGGGTAAACAGCTTGCGCTCAACAAATGCCATCAGGTTGTCGGTCAGCTCCATACCTGGGATATTCGGCAATTCGCCTTTGAACTGGGTTTTATCGACAATCCACTCGCTGAACGTTTCAACGGTGACTTCCAGCGGATCGGTAGTGCCGGCTTCTGATGGCGGTACGATGCGGTCTACCGCAGAATCGACGAAACCAACGTGTGCTTCAACCCACGCGTGATATTGCTCAGGCAGCGCGTTAAGTACATGCTGCTTCAGTTGGCTGGTGCCGCGCACCATATTTTCACAGGCGATGATATTCAGTGGACGGACATTACCGCTGTCGCTGCGTTTGGCCAGGCCTTTAGCCACGCCACCCGCGATGCGCTCCAGAATCTGCGGGCCTACCGCGGTAGTCACGATATCCACCTCAGCGATCAGCGTAACGATGTCATCGCTGGTGCTGTTAACGGCGCTTACGCCTGTTACGATTTCAACTTTCGCCTGCTCGCCAACTACATGAACCGGATACTCATGACGGGCGTTAAGGGCATCAAGTACCACCTGATTGACGTCAGCAAACACCAGCTCGATGCCGGCATCCGCCAGTAACTTACCGATAAAACCGCGACCGATGTTACCTGCTCCAAAATGTAACGCTTTCATAAATTTGACCCATATCAAATGACGAAAGGGCGGGCAAGTCCGCCCCGGAAGTGTGGGACGGGCTTACCCGCCCCAGGGAAGGTAAAACCTGTATTACGCTTTGACGGTACTGCCGGAAAGCAGATCCAACACGTCCTGCACGCTGGTGGTGTTTGCCAACTTCTCAATCACGCTGTCATCGTCCAGTGCGTTGGTCAGGCTGGTAATCACCTGAATGTGCTCATTGTTACGAGCGGCGATACCGATCACCAGACGCGCTACATCTTCTGGCTCATCACCAAACTGCACGCCTGCCGGATACTGACAGAACACCACGCCGGTTTTCAGCACGCGGTCTTTCGCTTCCACGGTACCGTGCGGCACAGCGATCGATTCACCCAGGTAAGTTGGGGTCAGCTTCTCGCGTTCCAGCATCGCTTCAACATATTCCGGCTGGACGTAGCCGCCTTTCACCAACTGCTCACCGGCAAAGCGAATCGCCTGCTCTTTGTGCGTGGCGCTCAGGCCGAGGAACACGTTATCTGCGCCCAGTTTGAACAGGTGCGCGTTGCCTTCGTCGTAGCTGTCCGCCAGCGTGGTCTGCACAGTTTCACGATGTGCTTCACTGCGATTGGCGGCAACCAGGCGTTCCGTCAGGTTGCTGTACAGCGCGCTATCGAGAAAGTTGTTCAGCGAAATATGCTGTGCCTGCGGTGCCTGGCGCATCGCACGTTCCGTCAGATCGCGGTGGGTAATCACCAAATCGACATCGCCCGGCAGCGAGTTAATCGCACTGTTGGTGACGGAGATATTGCTCAGACCTGCGTCCTGCACTTTCTTACGCAGCACGCCAGCACCCATCGCGCTTGAACCCATACCGGCGTCACAGGCAACGATGATTTTACGCACGTGGTTCAGATCAACGCTCATTGCATCGCCAGCCACCGGTGAACCGGCAACGGCCTGACCTTTTGACTGCGCTTTCATATCTTTCATGCGCTGGGTTGCGGCTTCGATATCGTCATCATCTTTTACTTTGCTGGTTTTCAGCAGAATTGAAGAGACCACGAAGGAGACCGCAAATGCCGCGATGATTGCCGCGATGTTAGCGAAGTAGGCACCTTTTGGTGTCATCGCCAGCACTGCCAGGATGGAACCTGGAGAAGCAGGCGAAACCAGACCGCCGTTCAGCAGCGTCAGGGTGAACACGCCAGTCATACCACCAAGAATGACCGCCAGCAGCAGACGCGGCGCCATCAGCACATATGGGAAGTAAATTTCGTGAATACCACCAAGGAAGTGGATGATCGCTGCACCGCCTGCAGATTGTTTGGCGCTACCGCGACCAAAAATCATATAGGCAACCAGCACGCCCATACCCGGACCTGGGTTAGCTTCAATCAGGAAGAAGATTGACTTGCCAGCTTCGCTCGCCTGCTGAATGCCCAGCGGTGAGAAGATACCGTGGTTGATGGCGTTATTGAGGAACAGGATTTTCGCCGGTTCAACAAAGATGGAGGTCAGCGGCAGCAGGTTGTTCTGCACCATCAGATTCACGCCAGCGGCGAGAATGTGTGATAAACCTTCAACCAGTGGACCGATCGCCAGGAACGCCAGCAGCGCCAACAGCATACCGATGATACCGGCCGAGAAGTTGTTGACCAGCATCTCGAAGCCGCTTTTGATCTTGCCGTCTACCACGCGGTCAAAGGATTTGATCGCCCAGCCGCCCAGCGGACCGGCAATCATTGAGCCGAGGAACATCGGCATATCGGCACCGACGATCACGCCCATGGTGGTGATTGCACCCACCACGCCACCGCGATCGCCGCCTACCAGACGTCCACCGGTGAAACCAATCAGCAGTGGCAGCAGGTAAGTGATCATTGGGCCGACGAGTTTCGCCAGCGTTTCGTTTGGAATCCATCCGGTTGGGATGAACAGCGCAGTGATGATACCCCAGGCGATAAACGCACCGATGTTAGGCATCACCATATTACTCAGAAAGCGACCAAAGCTCTGAACCTTGACCTTTACTGATGAGGACATAAACCCACCCCTTATTGAGACGCGCTGCAATAAGAGAGCGCGTTTGTTTTTGTTTGAACGTTACGGCGGGGGCCGTGGCATTACTGTATGCACGCGGACTCTAGCACTAGTTTATTACGCTGCGTAGAGCACCCACTAAGTGTGATGCAGATCACGCTTATTTGGGGGGTTAGGGGGGCAATAAGGTGACTCTGATCACAAAAAAGGGTTGTAAGAAAACAACGCTGATGAAATTTTAGACAAAACAAGCGGTTGAATGTGACTCAAATCACCTTTTAGGGTGAGCGCTTTGTTGTGTAAGTGTGATGAAGATCACAAACTATTTATGGTCAAAAATGCGCCAGATCACACAATGCTGCAGCAGAAAGCCCAGCTGTAAGTAAGTGACGAAATTCTGAAAAGAGGATGAACGGAAGAGGACGCTAAGAAGGGCGGTATAGTAGGGTCGCCTTGATGGCGACCACTAGCAAATGACACCGTTGTATTACAAGCCGCCTTGCACCGCATTTTGCGCTTGTGTCAGCGCCTGCGCGTTACTGGAAAGATTGCTCATCAGCGTATTGTACTGTGTTGCCTGCTCCTGAGTGGGGAACTGCACGCCGTTGTCATTAAAGCTCACGCGTGCGCCTTGTGATTGCAGATAATCACCGGTTTGTACCGCGGCCTGGCTCAACGCCTGCAGTTGCGGCAGCAACGGAATCAGCGTACTGGCTGGCTGCGTGACCACTTTGGTAAAGGCAGCATCGTAGACTTTCTTCAGATCGTCCGGCTGCTTCAGGGTGGCTTTGCTGCTATCCGCTTGCATTTTGGCGCTCTGGATTTGCTGCGTCAGCACACTCAGATTGCCGCTGGCCTGACGCAAGCTGTCGCGGCGGGTCAGATAATCCTGCGGGACACGAATCGCCGCCAGCTCATCAACCACAGGACGCATGCCTTGCTCAATCGCCTGATTAGTCTGCTGCGAGAAGCCGTAAAGAATGGCGTAGTCGCTGGCATAGTTGCCGAATGTCTGCTTCTGGTTTTCACTCAGGCTAGGCAGATGTTCGCCGCTACGCATCACGGTGTTCTGAAGAAAATCGGTGAACGCTTTACGCTGATCGCCTTCTTTGTCGCCACAGGCCGTAAGTTGCATCACGACCAATGCGCTGACCATCAGCATGCCGGTACGCATCCAGATGCGGGATAATCCTGACGCCATAATTCAACTCCTGTGATAATGGCTCTCTCCCAGCCTATTCCAGGCCACTGCTCGAAATATTCGGGATAAAAATTTTTGCGAAAATGGTCCTAAAGAATAGTGCAATGGTCTGGCGTGTACAACGGGCGCACCGGGCAAATTAAAACACCAGCGCCTGCCCATCTTTGCGGCTTTCGGTTGCGGCGATGTAGAAACCCTGCGGATCGCGCACAATCGCCTGCGCACCGCCGAAGTTATAGCCGAGCAGCGGATCCTCAAGCGTAATCTGATGCCCCATCTCGCGCAGTTTCGCCAGCACATTCCGATCGATGCCCGGCTCAACCACCACCGCACGGCCTTGTTCAACGCGCCAGCGCGGCGCATCGATCGCTGCCTGCGGGTTTTGTTTGTGCTGCATGATGCGCAGCGCCAGCTGCAAATGACCTTGTGCCTGCATCGGGCCGCCCATCACGCCAAACGACATCAGCGGCTGGCCGACGCCGTCGAGGGCAAATGCCGGGATAATAGTGTGAAAGGGCCG
The sequence above is drawn from the Pantoea nemavictus genome and encodes:
- the mtlD gene encoding mannitol-1-phosphate 5-dehydrogenase, translated to MKALHFGAGNIGRGFIGKLLADAGIELVFADVNQVVLDALNARHEYPVHVVGEQAKVEIVTGVSAVNSTSDDIVTLIAEVDIVTTAVGPQILERIAGGVAKGLAKRSDSGNVRPLNIIACENMVRGTSQLKQHVLNALPEQYHAWVEAHVGFVDSAVDRIVPPSEAGTTDPLEVTVETFSEWIVDKTQFKGELPNIPGMELTDNLMAFVERKLFTLNTGHAITAYLGQLAGHATIRDAILDEKVRAVVQGAMQESGAVLIKRYGFEADKHAAYIQKILSRFENPYLKDDVERVGRQPLRKLSAGDRLIKPTLGTLEYQLPHDNLVQGIAAAMHYRSEADPQAQELVALLAEKGPQATLAEISGLDADSEVVTSVVSAYNAMA
- a CDS encoding PTS mannitol transporter subunit IICBA; the protein is MSSSVKVKVQSFGRFLSNMVMPNIGAFIAWGIITALFIPTGWIPNETLAKLVGPMITYLLPLLIGFTGGRLVGGDRGGVVGAITTMGVIVGADMPMFLGSMIAGPLGGWAIKSFDRVVDGKIKSGFEMLVNNFSAGIIGMLLALLAFLAIGPLVEGLSHILAAGVNLMVQNNLLPLTSIFVEPAKILFLNNAINHGIFSPLGIQQASEAGKSIFFLIEANPGPGMGVLVAYMIFGRGSAKQSAGGAAIIHFLGGIHEIYFPYVLMAPRLLLAVILGGMTGVFTLTLLNGGLVSPASPGSILAVLAMTPKGAYFANIAAIIAAFAVSFVVSSILLKTSKVKDDDDIEAATQRMKDMKAQSKGQAVAGSPVAGDAMSVDLNHVRKIIVACDAGMGSSAMGAGVLRKKVQDAGLSNISVTNSAINSLPGDVDLVITHRDLTERAMRQAPQAQHISLNNFLDSALYSNLTERLVAANRSEAHRETVQTTLADSYDEGNAHLFKLGADNVFLGLSATHKEQAIRFAGEQLVKGGYVQPEYVEAMLEREKLTPTYLGESIAVPHGTVEAKDRVLKTGVVFCQYPAGVQFGDEPEDVARLVIGIAARNNEHIQVITSLTNALDDDSVIEKLANTTSVQDVLDLLSGSTVKA
- a CDS encoding DUF3053 domain-containing protein — encoded protein: MASGLSRIWMRTGMLMVSALVVMQLTACGDKEGDQRKAFTDFLQNTVMRSGEHLPSLSENQKQTFGNYASDYAILYGFSQQTNQAIEQGMRPVVDELAAIRVPQDYLTRRDSLRQASGNLSVLTQQIQSAKMQADSSKATLKQPDDLKKVYDAAFTKVVTQPASTLIPLLPQLQALSQAAVQTGDYLQSQGARVSFNDNGVQFPTQEQATQYNTLMSNLSSNAQALTQAQNAVQGGL